The following coding sequences are from one Ammoniphilus sp. CFH 90114 window:
- a CDS encoding helix-turn-helix domain-containing protein — protein MEEHRLGNRIRAFRKLKGYTQQEFAEKMGVSVALLGSVERGMKEPSEMMMKRIGELLGIELSELLAAPKIDHKEGS, from the coding sequence ATGGAAGAACATCGATTGGGCAACAGAATTCGAGCTTTTCGAAAACTAAAGGGATATACCCAACAAGAGTTTGCGGAAAAAATGGGTGTTTCTGTAGCTCTTCTTGGCTCGGTGGAGCGAGGCATGAAGGAGCCTTCCGAGATGATGATGAAGCGGATTGGTGAACTCTTAGGAATTGAGCTAAGTGAACTTCTGGCCGCTCCGAAAATAGACCATAAAGAGGGATCTTAA
- the greA gene encoding transcription elongation factor GreA, with protein MSEKEVFLTPEGLKNLEEELEHLKSVKRREVAERIKEAISYGDLSENSEYEESKNEQAFIEGRIITLEKMLRNARVISQEDLDQGVVNVGTTVKLKDLEYGDVVDYTIVGSAESDPANNKISNESPVGQALLGKSKGAVVDVQVPAGVIQYEILDIKLK; from the coding sequence ATGTCTGAAAAAGAGGTATTTCTGACGCCGGAAGGTTTAAAGAACTTAGAGGAAGAGCTTGAGCATCTGAAATCGGTAAAACGCCGTGAAGTTGCCGAAAGAATTAAGGAAGCAATTAGCTATGGAGATCTAAGCGAGAACTCTGAGTATGAAGAATCAAAGAATGAACAGGCGTTTATTGAAGGACGCATTATAACCCTAGAGAAGATGCTTCGTAATGCCCGAGTGATCAGCCAGGAAGATCTAGATCAAGGGGTAGTGAACGTTGGTACTACTGTAAAGCTGAAGGATCTAGAATACGGTGACGTTGTAGACTACACGATCGTTGGTTCTGCAGAATCCGATCCAGCTAATAACAAGATCTCGAATGAATCCCCTGTTGGCCAAGCGCTTCTAGGGAAGTCTAAGGGTGCTGTCGTTGATGTACAAGTACCTGCGGGTGTAATTCAGTACGAGATATTAGACATTAAGTTAAAGTAA
- the pabB gene encoding aminodeoxychorismate synthase, component I: MIGISKEDYQDYINRGFNVIPLIAKWDHAPDLAEIYELFCPDPETGGLLESGRAGKYSYVAFTPVAEVVTHRAGTDPLITLEKLMAQWKSPRIVQGPDWQGGALGFLSYDLVQHLEKMPDHAHDDLLLPNLMFTVYRDCIAIDHQEKACYLITNVIVDQEDDDEQGNNRLQMMMDKILTLKAPMDKPAKVELTESSLQVDPSFSKEQFEQAVLKVQEYIRSGDVFQVNLSVRQDFPLTTTPWEVYKTLRRINPSPYMAYLHYPDYQVVSASPELLIKLQGSKLSTRPIAGTRPRGKDREEDLRLANELIENEKERAEHIMLVDLERNDLGRVCKYGTVQVTDLMVIEEYSHVMHIVSHVEGELAEGKTAYDAIGACFPGGTITGAPKIRTMEIIEELEPVKRGLYTGSIGWIGFNGDLELNIVIRTLVAKNGWGHVQAGAGIVIDSKPEAEYYESLKKAEAVLKAVQLSQEQNKLSRV; encoded by the coding sequence ATGATCGGGATTTCGAAAGAGGATTATCAAGATTATATCAATCGAGGCTTTAATGTGATTCCATTGATCGCCAAATGGGATCACGCACCAGATTTAGCGGAGATATATGAGCTTTTCTGCCCGGACCCTGAGACGGGTGGATTATTAGAAAGCGGACGGGCAGGTAAGTACTCTTATGTGGCATTCACCCCTGTTGCGGAAGTGGTAACTCATCGTGCTGGGACGGATCCGCTAATTACTCTAGAAAAGTTAATGGCCCAATGGAAGTCACCGCGTATAGTGCAAGGTCCAGACTGGCAGGGAGGAGCGCTTGGCTTTCTCTCTTATGATCTCGTACAGCACTTAGAGAAAATGCCCGATCATGCTCATGATGATCTGCTGCTCCCTAATCTCATGTTTACGGTTTATCGAGACTGTATTGCTATCGATCATCAAGAGAAGGCCTGTTACCTCATAACAAATGTGATTGTGGATCAAGAAGATGATGATGAGCAAGGGAATAACCGTTTGCAAATGATGATGGATAAGATCCTGACTTTGAAGGCTCCAATGGACAAGCCTGCCAAGGTTGAACTTACAGAAAGTAGTCTTCAGGTCGATCCTTCCTTCTCGAAGGAACAGTTTGAGCAAGCGGTTCTAAAGGTACAAGAATACATTCGGTCTGGGGACGTATTCCAAGTTAATCTTTCCGTAAGACAGGATTTTCCTTTAACAACTACGCCTTGGGAGGTATATAAGACCTTAAGAAGGATTAATCCTTCCCCTTATATGGCTTATCTTCATTATCCTGATTATCAGGTGGTCTCGGCGTCTCCTGAGCTTCTGATTAAACTGCAAGGGTCTAAGCTAAGCACGAGGCCGATTGCGGGAACAAGACCTCGCGGGAAAGACCGGGAAGAAGATTTGAGATTGGCCAACGAATTGATTGAGAATGAGAAAGAGCGAGCTGAACACATTATGCTAGTGGACTTGGAGCGTAATGATTTAGGACGAGTATGCAAGTATGGTACGGTTCAGGTTACGGATCTTATGGTCATTGAAGAATACTCTCATGTGATGCATATCGTATCCCATGTAGAGGGTGAACTGGCTGAAGGAAAAACAGCCTATGATGCGATAGGAGCCTGTTTCCCGGGAGGTACCATTACAGGGGCTCCGAAGATCCGCACGATGGAGATTATTGAGGAATTAGAACCAGTAAAGCGTGGATTGTACACGGGTTCCATCGGTTGGATTGGTTTTAATGGGGACTTAGAGTTGAATATCGTGATTCGCACCCTTGTGGCCAAAAATGGATGGGGACATGTACAGGCTGGAGCGGGAATAGTTATTGACTCTAAGCCTGAAGCGGAGTATTATGAATCATTAAAGAAGGCAGAAGCCGTTCTTAAAGCCGTACAATTAAGCCAAGAACAGAACAAGTTGAGCAGAGTTTAG
- the dusB gene encoding tRNA dihydrouridine synthase DusB, producing the protein MNKLKIGNIEMKNNVVLAPMAGVCNPAFRLIAKEFGTGLVCAEMVSDKAVIHGNERTMKMLFVDEQEKPLSLQIFGGEKESLVAAAKYVDKHTNADIIDINMGCPVPKVVSCEAGAKWLLDPNKIEEMVSAVVEAVDKPVTVKMRIGWDEDHIYAVQNAQAVERAGGQAVAVHGRTRVQMYEGKANWDIIGDVKKNVKIPVIGNGDVVTPEDAKRMLDITGCDGVMIGRGALGNPWMLYRTVHYLQTGELLPEPGAKEKIEICLLHADRLIDLKGEKIAIQEMRKHAAWYLKGLKNSALVRQKINEQETREGLSKLLLSYVEQVECEQEKEEVVH; encoded by the coding sequence ATGAATAAGTTGAAAATCGGAAACATTGAAATGAAAAACAATGTCGTACTCGCTCCGATGGCAGGAGTCTGCAACCCAGCCTTCCGGCTTATCGCCAAGGAGTTCGGTACAGGACTAGTCTGCGCGGAAATGGTAAGCGATAAAGCAGTGATTCATGGGAATGAGAGAACCATGAAGATGCTTTTCGTAGATGAGCAAGAAAAGCCGTTAAGCCTGCAAATCTTCGGGGGTGAAAAAGAAAGCCTAGTAGCCGCCGCAAAATATGTAGATAAGCATACGAATGCCGATATTATTGATATTAACATGGGCTGTCCTGTGCCTAAGGTGGTCAGCTGTGAAGCAGGGGCCAAGTGGTTGCTTGATCCGAATAAAATCGAGGAAATGGTCTCAGCTGTGGTCGAAGCAGTAGATAAACCGGTTACCGTGAAGATGCGTATTGGTTGGGATGAGGATCACATTTATGCCGTGCAAAATGCTCAAGCAGTGGAGAGAGCAGGAGGACAAGCGGTTGCTGTTCATGGCCGAACTCGTGTTCAGATGTATGAAGGGAAAGCGAATTGGGACATTATTGGAGATGTGAAGAAAAATGTTAAGATTCCCGTTATCGGGAATGGAGACGTGGTCACACCCGAAGATGCCAAGCGCATGCTCGACATAACGGGATGCGATGGTGTGATGATCGGACGTGGTGCTCTAGGAAACCCTTGGATGCTTTATCGTACCGTACATTATCTTCAAACAGGCGAATTGCTCCCTGAGCCAGGTGCGAAGGAGAAGATTGAGATCTGTTTGCTGCACGCGGATCGCCTAATCGATCTTAAAGGCGAGAAGATAGCTATTCAAGAAATGAGAAAGCATGCCGCCTGGTATCTTAAGGGCCTAAAAAATTCCGCCCTTGTTCGCCAGAAGATTAACGAGCAAGAAACAAGGGAAGGATTGAGTAAGCTACTTCTTTCTTATGTGGAACAAGTGGAATGTGAACAAGAAAAAGAGGAAGTTGTTCACTAA
- the pabA gene encoding aminodeoxychorismate/anthranilate synthase component II: MILMIDNYDSFTYNLVQFLGELGEELQVHRNDKITLEQIEALNPDHIVISPGPCSPNEAGISLQVIEKFSGMIPILGVCLGHQSIAQAFGGKVIRSERLMHGKSSPVYHDGKTIFEGIPSPYTATRYHSLIVEKESLPECLEISAWTEEGEIMGLRHKSLLVEGVQFHPESIITDYGKELLRNFIEIKQVGLK; this comes from the coding sequence ATGATACTGATGATTGATAACTATGATTCGTTTACCTATAATTTGGTGCAGTTCTTAGGTGAACTAGGTGAGGAATTACAGGTGCATCGCAATGATAAGATTACCTTAGAACAAATCGAGGCATTGAATCCGGATCATATTGTGATTTCGCCTGGTCCATGTTCACCGAACGAAGCAGGGATTAGTCTGCAAGTGATTGAAAAGTTTTCAGGCATGATTCCCATTCTAGGAGTCTGTCTAGGCCATCAATCCATTGCCCAAGCCTTCGGAGGAAAGGTAATACGGTCTGAGCGATTGATGCATGGGAAATCGTCGCCGGTCTATCATGATGGCAAGACGATCTTCGAGGGAATTCCTTCCCCGTATACGGCAACTCGTTATCATTCTCTCATTGTAGAGAAAGAATCACTCCCAGAATGTCTAGAGATATCCGCTTGGACAGAGGAAGGCGAGATTATGGGTCTGCGTCACAAGAGCCTCTTAGTAGAGGGTGTGCAGTTTCACCCTGAGTCCATCATCACGGATTATGGCAAGGAGCTTTTAAGAAACTTTATAGAGATCAAACAAGTAGGTTTGAAATAG
- the folK gene encoding 2-amino-4-hydroxy-6-hydroxymethyldihydropteridine diphosphokinase gives MVPFYLSLGSNLGDRLNYLSKAILALKKQSSVILESYSSIYETDPVGYTDQPAFLNMVVGGKTGLSPHELLHMILDLERQLGRKRDIRYGPRTIDLDILVFGTAKLKEEELEVPHPRMADRAFVMIPLAEIAPDFPIPILSNEKTTPVELLEKVTDKSGVRKWKNIDWATEFELFEN, from the coding sequence ATGGTTCCTTTTTATTTATCCCTGGGTTCAAATCTAGGGGACCGTCTAAATTACTTATCAAAAGCCATATTGGCTCTTAAGAAACAATCGTCTGTTATATTGGAGTCGTATTCGAGTATCTACGAAACCGATCCTGTTGGTTATACGGATCAGCCAGCCTTCTTAAATATGGTCGTAGGGGGGAAGACAGGTCTGTCCCCCCATGAGTTGTTGCATATGATCTTGGATTTGGAACGCCAATTAGGCAGAAAGCGGGATATACGTTACGGCCCTCGAACCATCGATTTGGATATTTTAGTTTTTGGAACCGCTAAGTTGAAGGAAGAGGAATTAGAAGTCCCTCATCCAAGAATGGCTGATCGGGCATTTGTCATGATCCCATTAGCTGAGATTGCACCAGACTTTCCTATTCCTATACTGTCAAATGAAAAAACAACACCGGTGGAGCTATTAGAGAAGGTTACAGATAAGAGTGGTGTGAGAAAATGGAAGAACATCGATTGGGCAACAGAATTCGAGCTTTTCGAAAACTAA
- a CDS encoding DctP family TRAP transporter solute-binding subunit, with protein sequence MIQGQAYGWFVISISVLMFLLGCSPRAIDYDQVGPNDKLIIRFSHVTGEETPKGLAAKRFKELVEAKSGGKIEVQVFPNSTLYSDKEELSALKRGDIQIIAPAISKVSSVVPEALLFDLPYLFHDQDDVWKLADGPVGDEINILLEKQGYKMLAVWDNGFKQITNNKHPIHHPDDFKDLSFRIMPSRVLARQFDSVGATSLVLPFNELYQALERGQVDGEENTVSNIYSKKLYVTQKYMTKSDHGYLGYFVLTQKEFWESIPQESRVILEEVLADVTEWERNLALEIDKTEYAYLKERKNLELYELTEEEKKQWRSAFYPTYEWFVSQIHDDLIKVYIKEIFEEDFASKDK encoded by the coding sequence ATGATTCAAGGACAAGCCTATGGCTGGTTTGTAATTTCGATATCGGTGCTGATGTTCCTATTAGGCTGTTCTCCGAGAGCCATCGATTATGATCAGGTAGGGCCGAATGACAAGCTTATTATCCGCTTTTCCCATGTAACGGGAGAGGAAACGCCAAAAGGCCTAGCGGCAAAACGGTTTAAGGAGCTAGTCGAAGCCAAGAGCGGAGGCAAGATCGAGGTTCAGGTTTTTCCTAACTCAACGTTGTACTCAGATAAAGAAGAGTTGAGTGCGTTGAAAAGGGGGGACATACAGATAATTGCTCCGGCCATTTCTAAGGTATCATCGGTTGTTCCGGAAGCGCTATTATTTGATCTTCCTTATCTATTTCATGATCAAGATGATGTTTGGAAATTGGCAGATGGACCGGTGGGAGATGAAATCAATATCCTGCTGGAGAAGCAAGGATACAAGATGTTGGCTGTTTGGGATAATGGATTCAAGCAGATTACGAACAACAAGCATCCAATTCATCATCCCGATGATTTTAAAGATTTAAGCTTTCGTATTATGCCAAGTCGAGTGTTAGCCAGACAGTTTGACTCTGTCGGGGCGACCAGTCTGGTTCTTCCGTTCAATGAGTTGTATCAAGCACTAGAACGGGGTCAGGTTGACGGTGAAGAAAATACGGTATCCAATATTTACAGCAAGAAGCTATATGTTACTCAGAAATATATGACGAAAAGTGATCATGGCTATTTAGGATACTTTGTATTAACACAAAAAGAGTTCTGGGAAAGCATTCCACAGGAATCCAGAGTGATTCTAGAGGAAGTGCTAGCAGATGTAACGGAGTGGGAGAGAAATCTAGCATTAGAAATAGATAAAACAGAGTATGCCTATTTGAAAGAGAGAAAGAACCTTGAGCTTTATGAATTGACGGAAGAGGAGAAGAAACAGTGGAGATCTGCCTTCTATCCTACCTATGAATGGTTCGTCTCACAGATTCATGATGATCTCATCAAGGTTTATATTAAAGAGATCTTTGAAGAGGACTTTGCCTCTAAAGATAAATAA
- the folP gene encoding dihydropteroate synthase: MNITESPTRIPRLGEKTLIMGIVNTTPDSFSDGGRYNTVEQAVTHAKKLVGDGADILDIGGESTRPGSASVSLEEELQRVIPVIKAIRNEIKEIPISIDTYKAEVAQQAILAGADIINDIWGAKADPRMANVAAEYQVPIILMHNRQNKNYHHLINDMKADLLESIDICKQAGVQDDAIWIDPGIGFAKTYEHNLEVMAKLEQFVAMGYPVLLGTSRKSFIGLALDLPVEERLEGTLATVCYGVQKGCQVIRVHDVKETVRACEMMDKMMYWEGANHG; encoded by the coding sequence ATGAACATAACCGAAAGTCCCACTCGGATTCCTCGCTTAGGGGAAAAAACGCTAATAATGGGAATTGTGAATACCACACCGGACTCTTTTTCCGATGGGGGAAGATACAATACGGTAGAGCAAGCTGTGACTCATGCGAAGAAATTGGTTGGAGATGGAGCAGACATACTGGACATTGGTGGGGAATCGACACGACCAGGGTCTGCAAGTGTTAGTCTTGAAGAAGAATTACAGCGTGTCATTCCTGTTATTAAGGCGATAAGAAATGAGATTAAAGAAATTCCGATCTCTATCGATACATATAAAGCTGAGGTGGCTCAGCAAGCAATCCTTGCGGGGGCAGACATCATCAACGATATTTGGGGAGCTAAGGCTGACCCTCGTATGGCGAACGTTGCAGCAGAATATCAAGTACCAATAATTCTTATGCATAATAGACAAAATAAAAATTATCATCACTTGATCAATGACATGAAAGCAGACCTTTTGGAGAGTATCGACATTTGTAAACAGGCAGGAGTACAAGATGATGCGATATGGATTGATCCGGGCATCGGATTTGCCAAAACATATGAACATAATCTCGAGGTCATGGCCAAGCTAGAACAGTTTGTTGCTATGGGATATCCTGTACTGCTCGGTACTTCTAGAAAATCTTTTATCGGATTGGCTTTAGACCTACCGGTTGAAGAGCGATTAGAAGGGACTCTTGCCACGGTTTGCTACGGCGTTCAGAAAGGCTGCCAAGTGATTCGTGTACACGATGTAAAAGAAACGGTTAGAGCATGTGAGATGATGGATAAAATGATGTATTGGGAGGGAGCAAACCATGGATAA
- the lysS gene encoding lysine--tRNA ligase translates to MSQEELNELLQVRRDKLNQLREMGIDPFGKKFIRTHSAEDILKEYGDLSKEELDEKEVEVTIAGRIMAKRGQGKASFSHIQDRTGRIQIYVREDQVGEESYKIFDMCSIGDIIGLKGNIFKTNKGETTVKAKEFTLLTKSLRPLPEKFHGLRDIETRYRKRYLDLIMSPESLNTFITRSKILQSMRRYLDSRGYLEVETPTMHSIPGGAAARPFITHHNALDMKLYMRIATELHLKRLIVGGLEKVYEIGRIFRNEGISTRHNPEFTSIELYEAYADFEDIMKLTEEMTAHIAQEVLGTTKVTYQGQAIDLTPSWKRVHIVDAVKEVTGADFWPQMTDDEARALAEQHGVHVKPGMKFGHIVNEFFEQKVEETLIQPTFIYGHPVDVSPLAKKNDEDPRFTDRFELFIVAREHANAFTELNDPIDQRERFEAQLTEREAGNDEAHMMDDDFIESLEYGMPPTGGLGIGIDRLVMLLTDSPSIRDVLLFPLMRHQQQAEHAEEDTE, encoded by the coding sequence GTGTCCCAAGAAGAATTAAATGAATTGCTGCAGGTACGCCGGGATAAATTGAACCAGCTTCGCGAGATGGGGATTGACCCTTTCGGGAAGAAATTTATTCGAACTCATTCGGCGGAAGACATTCTTAAGGAATACGGTGACCTGAGCAAAGAGGAACTAGATGAAAAAGAAGTAGAAGTAACGATCGCTGGAAGAATCATGGCCAAAAGGGGACAAGGAAAGGCAAGCTTCTCCCACATCCAAGATCGCACAGGAAGAATTCAAATCTACGTTCGTGAAGATCAAGTAGGAGAGGAATCCTACAAGATTTTTGATATGTGCAGTATTGGAGATATTATTGGCCTTAAGGGAAATATCTTCAAGACAAATAAAGGGGAAACCACGGTGAAGGCGAAGGAGTTTACCCTTCTGACGAAATCCCTTCGACCTTTACCGGAGAAGTTCCATGGTCTTCGTGATATCGAGACGAGATATCGTAAGAGATACTTGGATTTGATCATGAGTCCCGAGTCCTTGAATACCTTCATCACTCGAAGCAAGATCTTACAATCGATGAGGAGATACTTGGATTCTAGAGGGTACTTAGAGGTTGAAACTCCAACCATGCACTCGATCCCGGGTGGTGCTGCGGCACGCCCATTCATCACGCATCATAATGCGTTGGATATGAAGCTATATATGAGAATCGCGACAGAGCTTCACCTGAAGCGACTCATCGTTGGCGGATTAGAGAAAGTGTATGAGATTGGACGTATCTTCCGTAACGAAGGAATCTCTACTCGTCATAACCCGGAGTTTACTTCCATTGAGCTTTACGAAGCTTATGCGGACTTTGAAGATATCATGAAGCTGACAGAAGAGATGACAGCTCATATTGCGCAAGAGGTACTCGGTACAACTAAGGTTACTTACCAAGGACAAGCTATCGATCTCACTCCATCTTGGAAGAGAGTTCATATCGTGGACGCGGTTAAGGAAGTGACGGGTGCTGACTTCTGGCCACAGATGACAGATGATGAAGCAAGAGCTCTAGCTGAACAGCATGGTGTACACGTGAAGCCGGGTATGAAGTTTGGCCATATCGTCAATGAATTCTTCGAGCAGAAGGTAGAAGAAACACTAATCCAGCCGACCTTTATCTACGGTCACCCGGTTGATGTTTCCCCACTCGCGAAGAAGAATGATGAGGACCCAAGATTCACCGATCGCTTCGAATTGTTTATTGTTGCACGTGAACATGCTAATGCCTTCACGGAGTTGAACGATCCAATCGATCAGCGTGAACGCTTTGAAGCTCAGTTGACGGAACGTGAAGCAGGTAATGATGAAGCCCATATGATGGACGACGACTTTATCGAGTCTCTAGAGTATGGTATGCCTCCAACAGGAGGACTGGGAATCGGAATCGACCGTCTGGTTATGTTGTTAACCGACTCTCCATCGATCCGCGACGTACTACTATTCCCGCTTATGCGTCATCAGCAGCAGGCAGAACACGCAGAAGAAGATACAGAGTAA
- the folB gene encoding dihydroneopterin aldolase: MDKIYFNGMEFYGYHGVFPEENKLGQRYIVDIELYLDLSRAAQTDDLEHTINYAQVYELCKNIVENETFQLVEKVAQQIAERSLQQFHLLDELMVRVTKPDPPIAGHYDSVAVEIRRGR, translated from the coding sequence ATGGATAAAATTTATTTTAACGGGATGGAGTTCTACGGATACCATGGCGTGTTTCCGGAGGAAAACAAGCTAGGACAGCGGTATATTGTAGATATTGAGCTTTATCTTGATCTTAGTAGAGCAGCACAAACCGATGACTTAGAACATACCATCAATTATGCACAAGTATATGAGCTATGTAAGAACATTGTAGAGAATGAAACATTTCAATTAGTGGAAAAGGTAGCTCAACAAATTGCTGAAAGATCTTTACAGCAATTTCATCTATTAGATGAATTGATGGTACGAGTGACCAAACCTGATCCTCCGATCGCGGGTCATTATGATTCCGTCGCTGTTGAAATTAGAAGAGGACGATAG
- a CDS encoding aminotransferase class IV, producing the protein MKVFLNGKVLTEEEAVISVFDHGFLYGYGLFETLRSYSGRIFLFQDHYERLRIAAQDYQIHMNKTLLQLQNDIYQTMEANGLQDAYIRITLSGGPEGLGLHGEEHHSPTWLIMTKPLGSWPAAKSLVSLNIKRSTPEGTRRAKSMSFANNMLAKKELVQRKEGSAEGIFFNNQGFIVEGTVSNIFFVKNNCLYTPHVETGLLAGVTRQFIFRLAKENQIPYEEGFYTIEDLLEADEIFITNSIQQIIPVKEVDHQPVSLVMGPLTSFFMQKYEQEVDKLGADT; encoded by the coding sequence ATGAAAGTGTTTTTGAATGGAAAGGTTCTAACTGAAGAGGAAGCCGTGATATCTGTTTTTGATCACGGTTTTCTTTATGGCTATGGTTTATTTGAGACGTTGCGTTCCTACAGTGGAAGGATTTTTCTCTTTCAAGATCATTATGAGCGATTGAGGATAGCGGCGCAAGATTATCAAATACATATGAATAAAACCCTGCTACAGTTGCAGAATGATATATACCAAACGATGGAAGCTAACGGACTCCAGGATGCCTATATCAGGATCACGCTAAGTGGTGGCCCAGAAGGATTGGGACTTCACGGAGAGGAGCATCATTCGCCTACTTGGTTAATCATGACTAAACCATTAGGCTCTTGGCCTGCTGCGAAAAGTCTAGTAAGCTTAAATATAAAACGTTCCACTCCAGAAGGGACAAGACGTGCGAAGTCTATGTCCTTTGCAAATAACATGTTAGCGAAGAAGGAGCTCGTGCAACGAAAGGAAGGCTCAGCTGAAGGAATCTTTTTCAATAACCAGGGCTTTATTGTCGAAGGTACAGTCAGTAACATCTTCTTTGTTAAAAATAATTGCTTGTACACTCCTCATGTTGAAACGGGCTTGTTAGCTGGTGTAACACGTCAGTTTATTTTTCGTCTAGCTAAAGAGAATCAGATTCCATATGAAGAAGGCTTCTATACCATAGAAGACCTGCTTGAAGCGGATGAGATTTTTATTACCAACTCTATTCAACAAATCATTCCAGTTAAAGAAGTGGATCATCAGCCTGTTTCTCTCGTCATGGGGCCACTTACATCCTTCTTTATGCAGAAATATGAGCAAGAGGTCGATAAGTTAGGAGCTGATACCTGA
- a CDS encoding transporter substrate-binding domain-containing protein translates to MKTWLKPLCLALMTIILGTGCNAKDASTTPPIESPTELPSAEQPAIQEKENFTFAVSGQFKPFNFEQQDGSLTGFDVELGEELARRLDMNPIVVKEPQASLLEGLQQQQYDAVISSLSITTKRAERFSFTKPYYVSGAQVFIKNDNDKITTLEDLTDKKIGAVDGTAYHTLAKNYSKKIANHADYKTMLQELVDGKTDAIIMDRMMGIITMKENKAPLKPVGEFLYKDEIGIAVAKDRADLLDLIESALDEMIKDGTYEQISMKWFGVDISR, encoded by the coding sequence ATGAAAACCTGGTTGAAACCTCTCTGCTTGGCTTTGATGACGATTATTCTAGGGACAGGATGTAATGCAAAGGATGCCAGTACGACGCCACCTATAGAGTCGCCAACGGAATTGCCTTCGGCGGAACAGCCAGCAATCCAAGAAAAAGAGAATTTTACGTTTGCTGTATCTGGGCAGTTTAAGCCATTCAACTTTGAGCAGCAGGATGGCAGCCTGACAGGTTTTGATGTGGAGTTGGGAGAGGAGCTTGCCCGCAGACTGGATATGAATCCTATAGTGGTTAAAGAGCCTCAGGCGAGTCTGCTAGAAGGACTGCAGCAACAACAGTATGATGCAGTCATTAGTAGTTTATCCATTACGACGAAGCGCGCAGAGAGGTTCTCTTTCACGAAGCCGTACTATGTTTCTGGTGCTCAGGTATTTATTAAAAACGATAATGACAAAATAACTACACTGGAAGATCTAACAGATAAAAAGATAGGCGCAGTGGACGGAACCGCCTATCATACACTAGCCAAGAACTACAGCAAAAAGATCGCCAATCATGCGGATTATAAGACGATGTTACAGGAACTAGTGGATGGTAAAACCGATGCGATTATCATGGATCGGATGATGGGCATCATCACAATGAAGGAGAATAAGGCCCCATTGAAGCCTGTAGGAGAGTTTCTGTACAAAGATGAAATAGGAATCGCTGTTGCGAAGGACCGTGCAGACTTACTAGACCTTATCGAATCAGCCTTAGATGAAATGATCAAAGATGGTACCTATGAACAGATCAGTATGAAATGGTTTGGAGTAGATATTTCTAGGTAA